In Limnobaculum parvum, one DNA window encodes the following:
- a CDS encoding prepilin peptidase, with the protein MSSAEPLFFLLRGEYLWLLCLLSTLLGAIVGSFLGVVIERLPLMLNHQEGEPVLNLALPRSHCSQCLHVLHWWENVPIVSWLALRGRCSQCKIAIPARLLWIEVATALLFCLMAILMPSPERLLSSWILVSFLLALSLIDWWHMLLPDALTQPLLWLGLLINACGGAVNLADAVYGAVAGYLCLWLLYWLFWGLTGKEGLGYGDFKLLAALGAWLGWQALPFLCLIAGLLGMVIGGWKTWRAGKQMPFPFGPYLSISGAILFIFYNSHTYL; encoded by the coding sequence ATGAGTTCAGCAGAGCCGCTATTTTTTCTGCTGCGGGGAGAGTATTTGTGGCTGTTATGCCTGCTAAGTACTTTGTTAGGTGCCATTGTAGGGAGCTTTTTGGGCGTGGTGATAGAGCGTTTACCCTTGATGCTTAATCATCAAGAGGGGGAACCGGTGCTAAACCTAGCCCTACCTCGCTCTCATTGTTCACAATGCTTACATGTGTTGCACTGGTGGGAGAATGTTCCCATCGTCAGTTGGTTAGCATTACGCGGGCGTTGCAGTCAGTGCAAAATTGCCATACCCGCCCGATTATTATGGATAGAAGTGGCGACGGCGTTGCTGTTTTGTCTGATGGCAATATTAATGCCGTCACCGGAGAGGTTGTTATCGTCATGGATATTGGTCAGTTTTTTACTGGCACTTAGCCTGATTGATTGGTGGCATATGTTATTGCCGGATGCATTAACACAACCGCTCCTTTGGCTGGGATTGCTGATCAATGCCTGTGGTGGTGCGGTTAATTTAGCGGATGCTGTGTACGGTGCAGTTGCGGGTTATCTGTGTTTGTGGTTGCTCTACTGGTTGTTCTGGGGGCTGACGGGAAAAGAGGGGCTGGGTTATGGTGATTTTAAGCTGTTGGCGGCATTGGGGGCATGGTTAGGATGGCAAGCGTTACCCTTTTTATGCCTGATTGCCGGACTATTAGGCATGGTCATCGGTGGCTGGAAAACGTGGCGGGCAGGAAAACAGATGCCATTCCCCTTTGGTCCCTATTTAAGTATTTCCGGAGCAATACTATTTATATTTTATAATTCACATACATATCTTTAA
- the gspM gene encoding type II secretion system protein GspM, giving the protein MKEKLIAYFNAKAPRERVLMVLGVITLLWGLLFYGVWIPLQNAVQEGWQSISRSQDTISWMQEQAQERDLPAYQLIADDPKQAIEQSAAEAKITLAPVQVAANNADINIDNVPFSSLKSWLTTLNSTSGIRIETITMAPADNVGGVKVQLKLAWGPRG; this is encoded by the coding sequence ATGAAAGAGAAGCTAATCGCCTATTTTAATGCTAAAGCACCGCGGGAACGGGTGTTGATGGTTTTGGGTGTCATCACGCTGCTGTGGGGGCTACTGTTTTACGGCGTGTGGATCCCTTTACAGAACGCGGTGCAGGAAGGCTGGCAGTCTATCTCCCGTTCCCAAGATACCATTAGCTGGATGCAGGAGCAGGCACAAGAGCGTGATTTACCCGCTTATCAACTGATCGCCGACGATCCTAAACAGGCGATAGAACAGAGCGCCGCTGAGGCAAAAATCACATTGGCACCGGTACAAGTGGCTGCCAACAATGCCGATATCAACATTGATAATGTACCTTTTTCTTCGCTAAAAAGTTGGCTGACGACGTTAAACAGCACCTCAGGTATTCGAATTGAAACCATAACCATGGCTCCGGCAGATAATGTGGGAGGGGTGAAGGTTCAGTTGAAGCTGGCTTGGGGGCCAAGAGGATGA
- the gspL gene encoding type II secretion system protein GspL, whose translation MKQALFIRLGSTPDAPVWWCALQAGVASAPERLDSWDQLSQLRSHPLSHSVCLLLPTSDLIFRRFKLPKKWALHQTPQFTWIAEDSLMGEIDDLHWTVMRRTGGELDTVAVRSAKLQEWLDACGNAGLKVIQALPDALLLPENPEGHTVVSLEDQWWVRYDTGACVVETPLLSDLLARLPQGTRRSYGDLPEGMATDEANPWQHPLLLIQERWRAERLNILHGVFSQTDNRSEVLKRWKKPLIFSVILAFCLSLFPQFAVLWNVKNRQNDLVQETQQVYQRYLPGNVPTSNLKYNFEKGINKAKSGFFTQLGQLDMMKQAYPDIEVRTVKYDGKSGTLTLDVSSMEKDRISEFVTQTQPIFGFTLQPGSTNPPYTGVLIGGDVAK comes from the coding sequence ATGAAACAGGCACTTTTTATCAGATTAGGTTCAACGCCGGATGCGCCCGTTTGGTGGTGTGCTCTACAGGCTGGGGTAGCATCAGCACCTGAGCGTCTGGACAGCTGGGATCAATTATCCCAATTGAGGTCACATCCATTATCACATTCCGTTTGCCTGTTGCTTCCTACCAGCGATCTTATTTTTCGCCGTTTTAAGTTACCTAAAAAATGGGCGCTGCATCAAACCCCGCAGTTTACTTGGATCGCAGAAGATTCATTGATGGGTGAAATTGATGATTTGCACTGGACCGTCATGCGCCGTACCGGTGGAGAGTTGGATACCGTTGCGGTACGCAGTGCCAAATTGCAGGAGTGGTTGGATGCTTGTGGTAATGCCGGGCTTAAAGTCATTCAGGCATTACCGGATGCTTTGTTGCTGCCGGAGAACCCTGAAGGGCATACGGTTGTTTCCCTAGAGGATCAGTGGTGGGTGCGCTATGACACAGGTGCCTGCGTGGTGGAAACGCCTCTGCTATCTGATTTGCTGGCTCGCTTACCGCAAGGCACAAGGCGCAGCTACGGTGATTTACCGGAAGGCATGGCCACTGATGAAGCCAATCCGTGGCAGCATCCGTTACTGTTAATTCAGGAGCGTTGGCGAGCGGAACGGTTAAATATACTACACGGTGTGTTTAGCCAGACAGATAACCGCAGTGAGGTCTTAAAGCGCTGGAAAAAACCACTGATCTTTTCTGTGATTTTGGCTTTTTGTCTGAGTCTATTTCCTCAGTTTGCCGTGCTGTGGAACGTTAAAAACCGCCAGAACGATCTGGTTCAGGAAACACAGCAAGTATATCAACGCTATCTTCCCGGAAATGTCCCGACCAGCAATCTCAAATACAACTTTGAAAAGGGTATTAATAAAGCAAAAAGTGGCTTTTTTACCCAATTAGGTCAGTTGGATATGATGAAGCAAGCTTATCCGGATATTGAAGTTCGAACGGTGAAATATGATGGCAAAAGCGGAACATTGACGTTGGATGTCAGCTCAATGGAAAAAGACCGGATCTCCGAGTTTGTTACACAAACGCAGCCAATCTTTGGTTTCACTTTACAGCCGGGCTCGACAAACCCGCCATATACCGGCGTTCTGATTGGGGGAGATGTCGCAAAATGA
- the gspK gene encoding type II secretion system minor pseudopilin GspK, with product MNSGSKRRQRGVALLVILILLVLMSVLAARISQQFTRNLQKIQFQLGQQTLRWNSDAAVQLAIHRLGDDLADGKKASSLEQSWAQPISVKTEDYQLDSQVFDAQTCFNVNSLLAPDNSAVSPLPGEKAMTQKVVEYLMTSAGINAATAETLFNELTVYLGIDGGSDNAKASAAVEAFKSLQPPRVPAKQMMYTISELKLLPGFPLESYAKLSKLLCALPNTKTKVNINSLTKQQSSLLSGLFLGELTVDDASQLIGKRPDGGWESVEAFRAQVEKQFPVKGKETSADSYMTVNSHFFTVYTTGRTDNLTLRFVDNLYLDEETREASRWLHRYRTIE from the coding sequence ATGAATAGCGGATCTAAACGGCGTCAGCGAGGTGTTGCTCTATTAGTGATACTGATTCTACTGGTATTAATGTCGGTGTTAGCCGCCCGTATTAGCCAGCAGTTTACGCGCAACTTACAGAAGATTCAGTTTCAACTGGGTCAGCAAACTTTACGATGGAACTCTGATGCCGCAGTGCAATTAGCCATTCACCGTTTGGGCGATGATTTGGCCGACGGTAAAAAGGCCAGCTCACTGGAGCAGTCCTGGGCTCAGCCAATAAGCGTAAAAACGGAAGATTATCAGTTAGACAGTCAGGTGTTTGATGCACAAACCTGTTTTAACGTAAACAGCCTGTTAGCGCCGGACAACAGCGCGGTTTCCCCCCTTCCTGGGGAAAAGGCGATGACACAAAAAGTGGTGGAGTACCTGATGACTAGCGCCGGTATTAATGCGGCAACGGCAGAAACGCTGTTTAACGAATTGACGGTCTATTTAGGTATTGATGGCGGCAGTGATAACGCTAAAGCCAGTGCGGCGGTGGAAGCCTTTAAGTCTCTGCAACCGCCAAGGGTACCCGCTAAACAGATGATGTATACCATCAGTGAACTGAAATTGCTGCCGGGGTTTCCATTGGAGTCTTATGCCAAGTTGAGCAAATTGCTATGTGCATTACCCAATACGAAAACCAAAGTGAATATTAATTCACTGACTAAACAGCAGTCCTCACTGCTTTCAGGATTATTTTTGGGAGAGCTGACGGTGGATGACGCTAGTCAGTTGATTGGTAAGCGACCTGATGGCGGATGGGAATCTGTTGAGGCGTTTCGGGCTCAGGTGGAAAAGCAGTTTCCGGTGAAGGGCAAAGAGACTTCCGCTGACAGTTATATGACCGTGAACAGTCATTTTTTCACCGTGTATACCACCGGGCGTACCGACAATTTGACGCTGCGATTTGTTGATAATTTGTACCTTGATGAAGAGACCAGAGAAGCTAGCCGCTGGTTACATCGATATCGAACTATTGAGTAG
- the gspJ gene encoding type II secretion system minor pseudopilin GspJ yields MNTLKRARQQGFTMMEVIIALVIFAMISMMAWQILTGSMSNAAVSDAQSARFNQLQMTYSRLERDFSQAMPRAPVGSSAAFELRDGILVLTTQDSVVSLGNPQSADLIRVSWWLKDNQVYRGVASVLDGANVKDWTKIPMIDRVKKMDWRFFNTAWQAQWDEAEMIPKGIELTLTLEDDTVWRWVFMTPGNWPKGGTASVQGTDENAPAAGEQKPDADKPGDAVPPAQGNSTPDAGGAK; encoded by the coding sequence ATGAACACCTTAAAGCGCGCCCGCCAGCAGGGATTTACCATGATGGAAGTCATCATTGCGCTGGTGATATTTGCCATGATCAGCATGATGGCGTGGCAGATATTAACCGGTTCAATGAGCAATGCAGCCGTGTCGGATGCGCAATCGGCCCGGTTTAACCAACTGCAAATGACCTATAGCCGATTGGAACGTGATTTTTCGCAGGCGATGCCTCGGGCTCCGGTTGGTAGCAGTGCGGCGTTTGAACTGAGAGACGGCATATTGGTTCTGACGACTCAGGACAGTGTGGTTAGCTTGGGAAATCCACAAAGTGCCGATCTGATCCGGGTGTCATGGTGGCTGAAAGATAATCAGGTCTATCGGGGGGTCGCTTCGGTACTGGATGGTGCCAACGTCAAGGATTGGACCAAAATCCCCATGATCGACCGGGTAAAAAAGATGGATTGGCGCTTTTTTAATACCGCTTGGCAAGCCCAGTGGGATGAGGCCGAAATGATACCTAAAGGTATCGAACTCACGCTAACGCTAGAAGACGATACGGTATGGCGTTGGGTGTTTATGACGCCGGGTAACTGGCCGAAAGGCGGAACAGCAAGCGTTCAGGGGACCGATGAAAACGCGCCGGCGGCAGGTGAGCAAAAACCGGATGCGGATAAACCGGGCGACGCTGTGCCACCCGCGCAAGGCAATAGCACGCCGGATGCCGGAGGTGCTAAATGA
- a CDS encoding prepilin-type N-terminal cleavage/methylation domain-containing protein — MSSHRSRGFTLLEVMLTLVIFAISATAVVMTLPSKSGPGVFGEQFKTLVDYGSSKAVMEGSIVGLTLTYQGYQLMVLKGNGEGAQDSLQWQPLVAGRISTKGEFPEDLRVTLEPQKMALSLNDPPQIIFYRMVRSVYSD, encoded by the coding sequence ATGTCCAGCCATCGCTCCCGAGGTTTTACGCTGCTTGAAGTCATGTTAACGCTGGTGATTTTTGCCATCAGCGCCACCGCGGTGGTGATGACATTACCTTCAAAAAGCGGGCCGGGGGTGTTTGGCGAACAGTTCAAGACCTTGGTGGATTATGGGTCAAGTAAGGCTGTCATGGAGGGAAGTATTGTTGGCCTGACGCTCACCTATCAGGGGTATCAACTGATGGTTCTGAAAGGGAACGGAGAAGGGGCACAAGATAGCTTACAGTGGCAGCCGCTGGTGGCGGGTCGAATCAGCACAAAAGGGGAGTTTCCGGAAGATCTGCGCGTCACTCTAGAGCCGCAGAAAATGGCGCTGAGTTTAAATGACCCTCCACAAATTATTTTTTACCGGATGGTGAGATCAGTTTATTCAGACTGA
- the gspG gene encoding type II secretion system major pseudopilin GspG, with amino-acid sequence MKNQIVNKNSARSQSGFTLMEIMVVIVILGVLASLVIPNLMGNKERADRQKAVSDIVALENTLDMYKLDNGRYPTTDQGLKALVTKPELQPVPKNYRSDGYIRRLPTDPWNNDYLIVSPGEHGAIDVFSVGPDGEANTADDVSNWDIDKKTEAEPGQK; translated from the coding sequence ATGAAAAATCAAATTGTTAATAAAAATAGCGCGCGAAGCCAGTCGGGTTTCACCCTGATGGAAATCATGGTGGTTATCGTTATTTTGGGCGTTCTAGCCAGCCTGGTTATCCCTAACCTGATGGGAAACAAAGAGCGTGCGGACCGGCAAAAAGCGGTGAGCGATATTGTTGCCTTGGAAAATACCCTTGATATGTACAAGTTGGATAACGGCCGTTACCCAACCACTGACCAAGGTCTTAAAGCGTTGGTGACCAAACCTGAACTTCAGCCAGTACCTAAAAATTATCGTTCTGATGGCTATATTCGTCGTCTGCCAACCGACCCGTGGAACAATGACTATCTGATTGTTAGCCCGGGTGAGCATGGAGCGATTGACGTGTTCTCCGTTGGCCCGGACGGTGAGGCAAACACCGCAGATGACGTCAGCAACTGGGACATAGACAAGAAAACTGAAGCAGAACCGGGACAAAAATAA
- the gspF gene encoding type II secretion system inner membrane protein GspF — MAHYAWRATLPNGKTQKGTLQAETPKQARQQLREQGMTPISIEETKAESGSKKSFFSRKISSNSLALFTRQLSTLTNAALPLESALKVIARQTEDEVMAKVIDDIHDKVVEGYSLSDALGNYPQAFDNLYRTLVTAGEKTGHLGEVLDKLADYNDQRQQMKSKLTQAMVYPITLTVVATTVICILLVAVVPQVIEQFTHMKQGLPVTTRTLIAVSDFLQDYGLYILIAIIGGVFGFRTWVSKGKNRLRYHKWLVRSAPISKLVRAINSARYIRTLSILQASSVPLLEAMNISVDGIENLYAREILTEAADKVRQGATLNSSLEQTQLFPPMMLYMVASGEQSGELGPLMERAADTQDKALQHRITLTLAVFEPALVITMATIVLFIVMSILQPILQLNNMVS, encoded by the coding sequence ATGGCACATTACGCATGGCGGGCAACACTGCCAAACGGCAAAACCCAAAAAGGTACCTTGCAGGCGGAAACGCCAAAGCAGGCACGCCAACAGTTGCGTGAACAGGGCATGACGCCCATCAGCATAGAAGAGACCAAAGCCGAGTCGGGCAGTAAAAAATCGTTTTTTTCGCGCAAGATTTCCAGTAATTCACTGGCGCTGTTTACCCGCCAGCTATCAACGCTGACCAATGCCGCATTGCCATTAGAAAGTGCGCTGAAAGTTATCGCTCGCCAGACAGAAGACGAAGTCATGGCGAAAGTCATTGATGACATTCACGACAAAGTGGTGGAAGGCTACTCCCTATCTGATGCTTTAGGCAATTATCCCCAGGCGTTTGACAATCTATACCGCACGCTAGTGACAGCAGGTGAAAAAACCGGCCATCTGGGAGAAGTGCTCGACAAGCTGGCTGATTACAACGATCAGCGTCAACAAATGAAAAGCAAGCTGACTCAGGCAATGGTTTATCCCATCACGCTAACGGTGGTGGCGACGACGGTTATTTGTATTCTGTTGGTGGCGGTTGTACCACAGGTTATTGAACAGTTTACTCATATGAAACAGGGGTTGCCGGTAACTACGCGGACGCTGATCGCCGTGAGTGACTTCTTACAGGACTACGGGCTTTATATCCTCATCGCCATTATTGGTGGGGTGTTTGGATTCCGTACTTGGGTATCTAAAGGAAAAAACCGCCTGCGCTATCATAAATGGTTGGTGCGCTCCGCACCGATCAGCAAGCTGGTGCGAGCGATTAACAGTGCTCGCTATATTCGTACCCTCAGTATTTTGCAGGCCAGTAGCGTTCCACTCTTAGAAGCCATGAATATCTCGGTAGACGGGATAGAGAATCTGTATGCCAGAGAAATACTCACCGAGGCTGCCGACAAGGTTCGTCAAGGGGCAACACTGAACTCCTCTTTGGAACAAACACAACTATTTCCACCGATGATGCTGTATATGGTGGCATCGGGAGAACAAAGTGGTGAGCTGGGGCCGCTGATGGAGCGCGCCGCAGATACACAGGATAAGGCCCTTCAGCATCGAATTACATTAACGTTAGCCGTTTTTGAACCCGCATTGGTTATTACCATGGCGACGATAGTGCTGTTCATCGTCATGTCAATTTTACAACCAATCCTGCAACTTAATAACATGGTGAGTTAA